The Vigna angularis cultivar LongXiaoDou No.4 chromosome 9, ASM1680809v1, whole genome shotgun sequence DNA window ATAATCTCTAAGTGTGCCATTAGTACATGAACTTCTAAGCACTAACcattattctatttttcaatATCTAGTGTGAAGCTGTGGATGCTGCTGATGTGGATGCTATAGCAAAGACTGTCAAAAGGGCCCTTGCAGTCTACGGAACTCCAGCTTTCACAGAAATGATCAAGAATTGCATGGCTCAAGATCTTTCATGGAAGGTGAGTGAGAGCAGAACTACCTGAGTGTTACATTTTATAGATTAAGTTTAATGATCAACTGTAGACCAGTTTTACAAACTTATCATACTATATTTCTCTCTTTAATCTTGGTAAATTTGTTTTGGAAATAGGGACCTGCTAAGAAGTGGGAGGAAGTGCTGCTAAGCTTGGGAGTTCCTGGCAGTGAACCTGGAACTGATGATGGAGAAGAAATTGCTCCACAGGCAAAGGAAAATGTGGCAACTCCATAATAAGACCATATATGTGCAGGAAGCCTTTTTAGTGAGTCTCATGAAGTTCCCTCAGCCAGTTGCTTCTTATGGTTCTATCCTActtccatttttttgttttcttcaaaatatatcaTAGAAATTAATGTACATGGACTCCGTGATTACACTGTTCGGATCAGTGTTTTCAACGTATTTATAAGAGTATGTCTTCAAGATTAGCATGCATAAATTAAAGCGTTTCTTAGCAAGCTATATATGATACTGGCTAACTTCTACTGCTTAACTACTATATTTTGGCTTCAACAggtgtgtttatttttgtaaaatgtaattttacAGCATAAAAATGTCATGAATAAATGTTGGTTGTTAAAGACAcgtttaattgaaaataaactaaCATTTTACACTATAaactaatttgttaattttttaacgtaaattattttatgttaagctcaagtttaataaaatgaactgtaaaaaaatgaaaacattatacaaataaatactaaatagtttaatttacaaGGAGTGTCCAagtagttaacatttttttaataattaatgtaattctAAAAGAAGTAATTATTTCCTTCAAATAGTATCACCAAATGGCACATTAAGAAAAATAGCTGTATGACTTCACCAGTTGTCGCATAATTCTTTTAAGAGAAATTTTATACTTTCAAATTGTTGGTAATTATAGTAATTATAGTTCGTAGCCATTCCTTAAAAATTCGAATTATCTGTGACGAAGTATTAACATTGTTCCTTcataatgtttaaatatatcaaaatcatcttaTGAACctgttttttttcctatttataTTCAATGTAAACCTTAACTTTTATGTAGCACTAAATAGGTAAAAGGGTTGGAGCATGGAAATGTTTTTTCTGTatcttatatatcttttattgcTGATAAAATAAAACCTTATGAGCCATTTGCCATTTCATACAAACAGGGTGTCATTATTGTAAGCTACTTAGAAAAAAATAGTCTATTAGGAAGAGTACATTCAATAGTGAGAACATAAAGGAAGGATTAATTTGGTCAATTAGTGGACAAACTTAATATAATGTACATCATTAATTCATTCCTTGAACGAACCCTTTCGTTTTTGGGTTGTTGGATTACTTCTCTTGGTACATACTTGTATCTTTGCCTCTTCTGTAATCATGCTTTCAAGACATCATTTGATTATTTATGCGAAGATTCAGCTGAAGAATCTTGTTCAGAAGTTATTTCACTGGTTTGTGAAGCATCTGCACATGTTCTTAGTGTCTCTCTTTTTGTTGTTGCAGTTCTGGTAACTGTTACatgatttttccttttaatgCAATCTTGCTTAAATTTGATAACTGAAGAAACAATATCagtaacataatatatatatatatatatatatatatatatatatatatatatatatatatatatatatatatatatatatattttacctgCACTAATAGTTGGCCTTTCCATTGACGAAGGAAATCTAAGGATACCAGGTGAGTCATAGTGCCTAGGAATAACTGGAGAATGCATCATTTGGGGATAATGGAATCCAAAACCTTGAGCTTCGATATTGTGTGCATACTGAGAAAAAAAAGGGTAAGTGTTATGGACCAATCTTATAGGTTCAGATGGTCCAATGTAGGGGTAGTAAGTTGAGAACTGTTGCTCTCCAAGTACTCCATAACAGTTCTACAAAATTGTGCAGACAAAAGTATGCCAAAGTTATTGAAGATACATGTGCATAATCAATCATTCAGAAATAATTATTGGTACGAGTTATACGTGTGAAACATTTATTGCACAAACACCTACCATCATCGGGTACATCATGTCATGTGAAGGTTGAATATATCTGCTAAAGTGGCAAAGAAGCAAAATCAAAAGAATGTAGAAATAAAAGCGATAAAATAGAGCTTCAAAATAGCAAAATGACCAAAAGTTCTACCCAAAAGTTGAATTAGGAATTGTGTATTGTCCATTGTTTTCATGGAAAAATGCAGAGAAAGGATCATGATAAACAGGTGAAGCCAATAAACCAGGTGCTTCTCTAAACCAGCCTGCACCCACCATGTGAAGTTATTTCtgaattcttcttcttattttgAGCATAAACAACTTGTGATGTTTAACACATAATTCATAACTAAATAGTAAAAGATTGAAAGGAAAAGTTAAAGGAAAATGGACAGATTGAGACCATGTTGTGGAGCCTGTCTGCGATTCTTGTTTGCACCAATAGATGCAATGTTGCAATTTGTCTTCCGTCCATCAATTATTGGATATGGGTTTTGAACTGCTTTCATTGCTACCTCAGGATCCTTGAATGTGATCTATgaagaaaaagcaaaacaaaaccaCTCATAGTTTAAAAAACCACGTAGAAATTGAAATGGAGAAGAAACGAGACATGAGAATGAAAAGGGGAAAATGGGGCTTACAAAACCATAACCCTTGGATCTTCCAGTGTTCTTATCTGTGATAACAACAGCCTCTAAAATCTCTCCAAACTGCTCAAAATACCTTCTCACTGTGTCCCTTTGAGTTTCCCAAGCTAAACCTCCAACAAAGATTTTGGTAGAAGTTGTATCAATGTGTTCACTTGAATTGATGTTACCACCATCCATCTGGAATTGCTTTATGGAGATACTCTGTGTATTTCTAAATGATATACAACCTCAAATTTCCAAATAGGATGACAAATGTTCGAATGAAGATGACGTCAAATGAATTATCAATGAAAAGTTGAAAGcattcatacacttttcatgcatagattatatttgtaataagGTCACAACCACCATTTTACATCCAATAACAGAGCTTCTGGGTATTCATAACTTATTGTTACCTTCTAAGGGAAAGGAAACAAAAAtctgataataaaatataatcattgCAACACAAGTTATATAGAAGATTGAAcataatattgaaacaaataAGAAAACCAACCTTTTTTTACTGTTTCAAAGCTTTTCATGTGCTGTTTCATTCATAAAAAATGTATCATTTTGGGA harbors:
- the LOC108347317 gene encoding uncharacterized protein LOC108347317 isoform X2; translation: MDGGNINSSEHIDTTSTKIFVGGLAWETQRDTVRRYFEQFGEILEAVVITDKNTGRSKGYGFITFKDPEVAMKAVQNPYPIIDGRKTNCNIASIGANKNRRQAPQHGWFREAPGLLASPVYHDPFSAFFHENNGQYTIPNSTFGYIQPSHDMMYPMMNCYGVLGEQQFSTYYPYIGPSEPIRLVHNTYPFFSQYAHNIEAQGFGFHYPQMMHSPVIPRHYDSPGILRFPSSMERPTISAVTRTATTKRETLRTCADASQTSEITSEQDSSAESSHK
- the LOC108347317 gene encoding probable RNA-binding protein ARP1 isoform X1, with product MDGGNINSSEHIDTTSTKIFVGGLAWETQRDTVRRYFEQFGEILEAVVITDKNTGRSKGYGFITFKDPEVAMKAVQNPYPIIDGRKTNCNIASIGANKNRRQAPQHGWFREAPGLLASPVYHDPFSAFFHENNGQYTIPNSTFGRYIQPSHDMMYPMMNCYGVLGEQQFSTYYPYIGPSEPIRLVHNTYPFFSQYAHNIEAQGFGFHYPQMMHSPVIPRHYDSPGILRFPSSMERPTISAVTRTATTKRETLRTCADASQTSEITSEQDSSAESSHK